The following coding sequences lie in one Arachis ipaensis cultivar K30076 chromosome B05, Araip1.1, whole genome shotgun sequence genomic window:
- the LOC107644383 gene encoding NDR1/HIN1-like protein 1, which translates to MIRSNSNNMHANTDSDVTSYDPSTPRSPKRAVYYVQSPSRDSHDDGDKSSTNHATTPAYNSPTDSPSHHSYGHHSRESSASRVSGSYNSSWGRRWNRKRGSGYNKGWPEGKVIEEEGYYGDFHSGNEGLARRTQVFFAVVGFVVIFSVFCLILWGASRPYKPKIIVKSLIVHNFNIGGGADLTGVLTKMLTVNCSFKMTVHNPATIFGIHVSSKSANLMYSEISVATGELKKYYQQRKSRRTVYMNMKGDKVPLYGAGASLSDSAVDRKIPMRLVFEVKSKGNVVGKLVKSKHRQQISCSVVLDSESNKPFILKENACSYS; encoded by the exons ATGATTCGCTCCAACAGCAACAATATGCACGCCAACACCGATTCCGATGTAACAAGCTACGACCCATCAACGCCAAGATCACCAAAACGCGCCGTTTACTACGTTCAGAGTCCTTCAAGGGACTCACACGACGATGGTGACAAATCTTCAACCAACCATGCCACAACGCCAGCATATAACAGTCCCACTGATTCACCTTCACACCACTCCTATGGCCACCATTCCAGGGAATCCTCTGCAAGCAGGGTTTCTGGCTCTTACAACTCTTCTTGGGGGAGGCGATGGAACAGGAAGCGTGGAAGTGGCTATAATAAAGGGTGGCCTGAGGGCAAGGTGATTGAAGAAGAAGGGTATTATGGTGATTTCCACAGCGGGAATGAAGGGCTTGCTAGGAGGACTCAGGTGTTCTTTGCTGTGGTTGGATTTGTTGTGATCTTCAGTGTTTTCTGTTTGATCCTTTGGGGTGCTAGCAGACCTTATAAACCAAAGATCATTGTTAAG AGTTTGATAGTACATAACTTCAACATTGGAGGAGGAGCAGACCTCACAGGAGTCCTGACCAAGATGCTAACAGTAAATTGTTCATTCAAAATGACAGTGCATAACCCTGCAACGATTTTCGGCATTCATGTTAGTTCCAAGTCAGCAAACCTCATGTATTCTGAGATTTCAGTTGCAACTGGAGAG TTGAAGAAATACTATCAGCAGCGAAAGAGTCGGCGGACTGTGTATATGAATATGAAAGGAGACAAGGTTCCTCTATATGGAGCTGGAGCAAGCTTATCCGATTCAGCCGTTGACCGAAAAATACCAATGCGGCTTGTCTTTGAGGTTAAATCAAAAGGGAATGTTGTTGGGAAGTTGGTGAAATCTAAACATAGACAACAGATTTCTTGCTCGGTTGTTCTTGATTCTGAAAGCAACAAACCTTTCATACTTAAAGAGAATGCATGTTCATACTCATGA